The following are from one region of the Sandaracinus amylolyticus genome:
- a CDS encoding STAS domain-containing protein, protein MSLANVTPEQQRIAELEAELARSKDLLTALIDHSVDGILVFDAAGGRHQNPAARALLEDDRTKVDDWKQESQFFRPDRVTPMPLEETGGMRAMKGEFVDHELLWFVDVRGRGFMLAGQARPLAGGGAVVIFRDVTERMALEADLAARNEALAKREIENRELIERLRVALDELSTPVLEVREDVLVLPVIGLVDTQRSAQMSERLLAEIVRTRAKHVIVDLTGVELLDTSTADRFAKLARAVELLGARCILSGLQPAVAQMLVELGGDFGGLETQRNLRHALEACARQIERRGERSKALRNP, encoded by the coding sequence ATGAGCCTCGCGAACGTCACCCCGGAACAGCAGCGCATCGCCGAGCTCGAGGCCGAGCTCGCGCGCTCGAAGGATCTGCTCACCGCGCTGATCGACCATAGCGTCGACGGCATCCTCGTGTTCGACGCGGCCGGCGGCCGCCACCAGAACCCCGCTGCGCGCGCGCTGCTCGAGGACGACCGCACGAAGGTCGACGACTGGAAGCAGGAGTCGCAGTTCTTCCGGCCCGACCGCGTGACGCCGATGCCGCTCGAGGAGACCGGCGGCATGCGCGCGATGAAGGGCGAGTTCGTCGATCACGAGCTGCTCTGGTTCGTCGACGTGCGCGGCCGCGGCTTCATGCTCGCGGGCCAGGCGCGGCCCCTCGCGGGCGGCGGCGCGGTCGTCATCTTCCGCGACGTGACCGAGCGGATGGCGCTCGAGGCGGATCTCGCAGCGCGCAACGAGGCGCTCGCGAAGCGCGAGATCGAGAACCGCGAGCTCATCGAGCGGCTGCGCGTCGCGCTCGACGAGCTCTCGACGCCGGTGCTCGAGGTGCGCGAGGACGTGCTGGTGCTGCCGGTGATCGGGCTCGTCGACACCCAGCGCAGCGCGCAGATGTCGGAGCGTCTGCTCGCGGAGATCGTGCGCACGCGCGCCAAGCACGTGATCGTCGATCTCACCGGCGTGGAGCTGCTCGACACGAGCACGGCGGACCGCTTCGCGAAGCTCGCGCGCGCGGTCGAGCTGCTCGGTGCGCGCTGCATCCTGAGCGGCCTGCAGCCCGCGGTGGCGCAGATGCTGGTCGAGCTCGGCGGCGACTTCGGCGGGCTCGAGACGCAGCGCAACCTGCGCCACGCGCTCGAGGCGTGCGCGCGGCAGATCGAGCGCCGCGGAGAGCGCTCGAAGGCGCTACGGAATCCGTAG
- a CDS encoding OsmC family protein yields the protein MAGKTMRVRLDRIGTAAFEAVAEGSGGKVVLDGSPEIGGEGRGMRPMELMLTAIASCAAMDVVHILRKQREPLESLHIEVEGDRADATPAPFTAIRVVLVANAAVDAHKLERAVSLAVEKYCSATASLDPSISVTWEARRA from the coding sequence ATGGCTGGCAAGACGATGCGGGTGCGGCTCGATCGGATCGGGACTGCCGCGTTCGAGGCGGTCGCCGAGGGCTCGGGCGGAAAGGTCGTGCTCGACGGCTCGCCCGAGATCGGCGGCGAGGGGCGCGGCATGCGCCCGATGGAGCTGATGCTCACCGCGATCGCGAGCTGCGCCGCGATGGACGTGGTGCACATCCTCCGCAAGCAGCGCGAGCCGCTCGAGTCGCTGCACATCGAGGTCGAGGGCGATCGTGCCGACGCGACACCCGCGCCGTTCACCGCGATCCGCGTGGTGCTCGTCGCGAACGCCGCGGTCGACGCGCACAAGCTCGAGCGCGCGGTGTCGCTCGCGGTCGAGAAGTACTGCTCCGCGACCGCGAGCCTCGATCCGTCGATCTCGGTGACCTGGGAAGCGCGCCGCGCCTGA
- a CDS encoding S41 family peptidase → MRHVALVVLAMALASCGASGPPPSAASDLRALARFVLDVHPRPHAYVDDETFDALVEDEAAHLEELEDATDVELGRAMHRVLAQLHDGHVAIALPTFQTGPLSLLPLLPKRAGATFFVDASSPELPHGTVLLAIDGEPIEALWSELEGMVLADGTHESARRAALERAFARHFHVARGTRETYVVRVREPDGTERDVELEGVDRDVLATLADARRSAPVWGPRSTEAQPWPFVVAIDDTTVLLRLPAFGIADQDEYLRRVDAIFATIDPDSTLVLDVRGNEGGLRTHGIAVLNHVLGRAYAQWARMETRVTRIPDAHRAQVSFPYVPEEALPSLFPGAPDEEGRFVHEGDPLASMMTPHGAGHRGRVVAFVDGHTNSAAVEMITALRAFRPDAELIGEETGGECGRHVGEMPVLYTTPALGVAVLTSIIELTHVEVAGCEAGRGHVPARLVRYDESHFLAGADPYLDAL, encoded by the coding sequence ATGCGGCACGTCGCGCTCGTCGTGCTCGCGATGGCGCTCGCGTCGTGCGGGGCGAGCGGGCCGCCACCGAGCGCCGCGAGCGATCTGCGCGCCCTCGCGCGCTTCGTGCTCGACGTGCACCCACGTCCGCACGCCTACGTCGACGACGAAACGTTCGACGCGCTGGTCGAGGACGAAGCCGCGCACCTCGAAGAGCTCGAGGACGCGACCGACGTCGAGCTCGGTCGTGCGATGCACCGCGTGCTCGCGCAGCTCCACGACGGGCACGTCGCGATCGCGCTGCCGACGTTCCAGACGGGCCCGCTCTCGCTCCTGCCGCTCCTGCCGAAGCGCGCGGGGGCTACGTTCTTCGTCGACGCGTCGTCGCCCGAGCTGCCGCACGGCACGGTGCTCCTCGCGATCGATGGCGAGCCGATCGAGGCGCTCTGGAGCGAGCTCGAGGGCATGGTGCTGGCCGACGGGACGCACGAGAGCGCGCGACGCGCCGCGCTCGAGCGCGCGTTCGCCCGTCACTTCCACGTCGCGCGCGGGACCCGCGAGACCTACGTCGTGCGGGTCCGCGAGCCCGACGGCACCGAGCGCGACGTCGAGCTCGAGGGCGTCGATCGCGACGTACTCGCGACGCTCGCCGACGCGCGGCGGTCCGCGCCGGTGTGGGGACCACGCTCGACCGAGGCGCAGCCGTGGCCCTTCGTGGTCGCGATCGACGACACCACGGTGTTGCTGCGCCTGCCGGCGTTCGGCATCGCGGATCAGGACGAGTACCTGCGCCGCGTCGACGCGATCTTCGCGACGATCGATCCCGACTCGACGCTGGTGCTCGACGTGCGCGGCAACGAGGGCGGCCTGCGCACGCACGGCATCGCGGTGCTCAACCACGTGCTCGGGCGAGCCTACGCGCAGTGGGCGCGCATGGAGACACGCGTCACGCGCATCCCCGACGCCCACCGCGCGCAGGTGTCGTTCCCGTACGTGCCCGAAGAGGCGCTCCCCAGCTTGTTCCCCGGCGCGCCGGACGAGGAAGGGCGCTTCGTCCACGAGGGGGATCCCCTCGCGTCGATGATGACGCCGCACGGCGCGGGACATCGCGGTCGCGTCGTCGCGTTCGTCGACGGGCACACGAATTCGGCGGCGGTCGAGATGATCACCGCGCTGCGCGCGTTCCGCCCCGACGCCGAGCTGATCGGCGAGGAGACCGGCGGCGAGTGCGGGCGCCACGTCGGCGAGATGCCGGTGCTCTACACGACGCCTGCGCTCGGTGTCGCGGTGCTGACGTCGATCATCGAGCTGACGCACGTCGAGGTCGCGGGCTGCGAGGCTGGACGCGGGCACGTCCCGGCGCGCCTCGTCCGCTACGACGAGTCGCACTTCCTCGCGGGCGCCGATCCCTACCTCGACGCGCTCTGA
- a CDS encoding TetR/AcrR family transcriptional regulator, giving the protein MPTPTFFRLPDEKRERFVEEAINEFADRSYAEASLSQIVKRIGIAKGSVYQYFADKLDLYRWLLTEEVPRRRREFVGVIDDADADFWAALETQIERGMAFLVEHPKLARITAAAADPTAHEEVRGLHRAVCQAGEAELERSLERGIRRGAISKDVDPKIAVHFVTAITGPGLTNVVLQELGADLHEILASDELRRRLDPRRRRRLAKQALLLIQRGLGA; this is encoded by the coding sequence ATGCCGACGCCCACGTTTTTCCGACTGCCCGACGAGAAGCGCGAGCGCTTCGTCGAAGAGGCGATCAACGAGTTCGCCGATCGCAGCTACGCCGAGGCGTCGCTCTCGCAGATCGTGAAGCGCATCGGGATCGCGAAGGGCAGCGTCTACCAGTACTTCGCGGACAAGCTCGATCTGTATCGCTGGCTGCTGACCGAGGAAGTGCCTCGGCGGCGCCGCGAATTCGTGGGCGTGATCGACGACGCCGACGCCGACTTCTGGGCCGCGCTCGAGACGCAGATCGAGCGCGGCATGGCGTTCCTGGTCGAGCACCCGAAGCTCGCGCGCATCACCGCCGCCGCCGCCGATCCCACCGCGCACGAAGAGGTGCGCGGCCTCCATCGCGCGGTGTGCCAGGCGGGCGAGGCCGAGCTCGAGCGATCCCTGGAGCGGGGCATCCGCCGCGGCGCGATCTCGAAGGACGTCGATCCGAAGATCGCGGTGCACTTCGTCACGGCGATCACCGGGCCCGGCCTCACCAACGTCGTGCTGCAGGAGCTCGGCGCGGACCTCCACGAGATCCTCGCGTCCGACGAGCTGCGACGAAGGCTCGATCCTCGACGGCGTCGCCGCCTCGCGAAGCAAGCGCTGCTGCTGATCCAGCGCGGCCTCGGCGCGTAA
- a CDS encoding SDR family oxidoreductase, which yields MLSYDFSGRVALVTGGTSGIGRATALAFARAGADVVIAARDEARSTEVLTELEEHRVRALFTRMDVRDAASIARAIETIAARFGRLDFAINNAGAGGDMQPLETADQAIWDDTMAINARGTWLAMRHEIPLMLKTGGGAIVNASSIYGIAGKPAHHAYVASKHAVLGLTKSVALEYASRGIRVNALCAGVTRTPAMRAAESVVPEIVKALVAQHPMGRMASEEEVAAAAVWLCSEGAGFVTGAPLHVDGGFLAA from the coding sequence ATGCTGAGCTACGACTTCTCCGGCCGCGTCGCGCTCGTCACCGGAGGCACGTCGGGCATCGGTCGCGCGACCGCCCTCGCCTTCGCGCGTGCCGGCGCCGACGTGGTGATCGCGGCGCGCGACGAGGCGCGCAGCACCGAGGTGCTCACCGAGCTCGAGGAGCACCGCGTGCGCGCGCTCTTCACGCGCATGGACGTGCGCGACGCGGCCTCGATCGCACGCGCGATCGAGACCATCGCTGCGCGCTTCGGGCGCCTCGACTTCGCGATCAACAACGCGGGCGCGGGCGGCGACATGCAGCCGCTCGAGACCGCCGATCAGGCGATCTGGGACGACACGATGGCGATCAACGCGCGCGGCACCTGGCTCGCGATGCGCCACGAGATCCCGCTGATGCTGAAGACCGGCGGGGGCGCGATCGTGAACGCGAGCTCGATCTACGGCATCGCGGGCAAGCCCGCGCACCACGCGTACGTCGCGTCGAAGCACGCGGTGCTCGGCCTCACGAAGTCGGTCGCGCTCGAGTACGCGTCGCGCGGCATCCGCGTGAACGCGCTCTGCGCCGGCGTCACGCGCACCCCCGCGATGCGCGCCGCCGAGAGCGTGGTGCCCGAGATCGTGAAGGCGCTCGTCGCGCAGCACCCGATGGGCCGCATGGCGAGCGAAGAGGAGGTCGCGGCGGCCGCGGTGTGGCTCTGCTCGGAGGGCGCGGGCTTCGTCACCGGCGCACCGCTCCACGTCGACGGCGGCTTCCTCGCCGCGTGA
- a CDS encoding AraC family transcriptional regulator, which yields MLDPVTEVLSAMRVRSAIYFRLDATAPWGVDFRGPAHAKFGMVVRGSCWLSVAGEERPLALRAGDCFLVASDATFALRDARNTRAVPCSELVARKVGNVVEHGGGGPATSVVCGWFELDAWGSTPLVDLLPRVLCVATDGAEATALRATLDLLAAETSTPGVGSPIVVSRLADLVLVQMIRAHHAAGRGNELRWLGALADVRLGPALRAMHADLERPWSVESLAELAGMSRSAFALRFREHVGEAPLAYLTRWRLYKAGCLLRSTQEGLASIADRVGYASVGAFVRAFRRAHGQSPTEFRRSA from the coding sequence GTGCTGGACCCCGTGACCGAGGTGCTGAGCGCGATGCGGGTGCGCAGCGCGATCTACTTCCGTCTCGATGCGACCGCGCCGTGGGGCGTGGACTTCCGCGGGCCGGCGCACGCGAAGTTCGGGATGGTGGTGCGAGGGAGCTGTTGGCTGAGCGTCGCGGGCGAGGAACGGCCGCTCGCGCTGCGCGCCGGCGACTGCTTCCTCGTCGCGTCGGACGCGACCTTCGCGCTGCGCGACGCGCGCAACACCCGCGCGGTGCCGTGCTCGGAGCTCGTCGCGCGCAAGGTCGGCAACGTCGTCGAGCACGGCGGCGGCGGCCCGGCGACGTCGGTCGTGTGCGGATGGTTCGAGCTCGACGCGTGGGGGAGCACGCCGCTCGTCGATCTCTTGCCGCGCGTGCTCTGCGTCGCGACCGACGGCGCGGAGGCCACCGCGCTGCGCGCGACGCTCGATCTGCTCGCGGCCGAGACGAGCACGCCGGGCGTCGGTTCGCCGATCGTCGTGAGCCGACTCGCGGATCTCGTGCTCGTGCAGATGATCCGAGCGCACCACGCGGCCGGTCGTGGCAACGAGCTGCGCTGGCTCGGCGCGCTCGCCGATGTGCGCCTCGGTCCGGCGCTCCGCGCGATGCACGCCGATCTCGAGCGCCCGTGGTCGGTCGAGTCGCTCGCGGAGCTCGCGGGCATGTCGCGCTCCGCGTTCGCGCTGCGCTTCCGCGAGCACGTCGGAGAGGCCCCGCTCGCGTACCTGACGCGATGGCGCCTCTACAAGGCGGGGTGCCTGCTGCGATCGACGCAAGAAGGGCTGGCGTCGATCGCCGATCGGGTGGGGTACGCGTCGGTCGGCGCGTTCGTGCGCGCGTTCCGCCGGGCGCATGGCCAGAGCCCCACCGAGTTCCGGCGATCGGCGTAG
- a CDS encoding translation initiation factor yields MADPKKPSSPFSSLASLRDALPAGPERAPETAAPSAPAAKDPFGGAKIVVAKSRKGRGGKTVTTISGIAEHALEAITKELKHALGTGATIEDGDIVVQGEHGPRIKTWLEQRGAKRVVLGS; encoded by the coding sequence GTGGCCGATCCCAAGAAGCCGAGCTCGCCGTTCTCGTCGCTCGCCTCGCTGCGCGACGCGCTGCCCGCCGGTCCCGAGCGCGCGCCCGAGACCGCTGCCCCGAGCGCGCCCGCCGCGAAGGATCCGTTCGGTGGCGCGAAGATCGTCGTCGCCAAGAGCCGAAAGGGCCGCGGCGGCAAGACGGTGACGACGATCTCGGGCATCGCCGAGCACGCGCTCGAGGCGATCACGAAGGAGCTCAAGCACGCGCTCGGCACCGGCGCGACGATCGAGGACGGCGACATCGTGGTGCAGGGCGAGCACGGACCGCGCATCAAGACGTGGCTCGAGCAGCGCGGCGCCAAACGTGTCGTGCTGGGGTCCTGA
- a CDS encoding NAD(P)H-binding protein, whose product MILVTGANGTIGSHVVPRLLARGERVRALVRDAARAAKLGPDVEIVVGDLTRPETLDRAFARVDRVFLATTGSDLPQQEANAIAAAERAGVGHVVKLSVMMPEGTPRIGSASWHEASERTLRASRLAWTMLRGGNFASNALAFADPTSPLASVFALAGDGGLAHVDPRDIADVAVLALTSGSAHHGRVYDLTGATPLSYREVVRILASITGKPIVLRERPPAEIRAELLAGGFPADLANAFVGAMSAVREGVWDHVSPDVERLLGRPPRAFEEWARDHAHFFA is encoded by the coding sequence ATGATCCTCGTGACCGGTGCGAACGGCACCATCGGAAGCCACGTCGTCCCTCGTCTGCTCGCCCGCGGAGAGCGCGTGCGCGCGCTGGTGCGCGATGCCGCGAGAGCCGCGAAGCTCGGACCCGACGTCGAGATCGTCGTCGGCGATCTCACGCGCCCCGAGACGCTCGATCGCGCGTTCGCGCGCGTCGACCGCGTGTTCCTCGCGACCACGGGGAGCGATCTCCCGCAGCAGGAGGCGAACGCGATCGCCGCGGCGGAGCGCGCGGGCGTCGGCCACGTCGTGAAGCTCTCGGTGATGATGCCCGAGGGCACACCGAGGATCGGATCCGCGAGCTGGCACGAGGCGAGCGAGCGCACGCTGCGCGCATCGCGGCTCGCGTGGACGATGCTCCGCGGCGGCAACTTCGCGAGCAACGCGCTCGCGTTCGCCGATCCCACGAGCCCGCTCGCGTCGGTGTTCGCGCTCGCCGGCGACGGCGGGCTCGCCCACGTGGATCCTCGCGACATCGCCGACGTCGCGGTGCTCGCGCTCACGTCGGGCAGCGCGCACCACGGGCGCGTCTACGACCTCACCGGCGCGACGCCGCTCAGCTACCGCGAGGTCGTGCGCATCCTCGCGTCGATCACCGGCAAGCCGATCGTGCTGCGCGAGCGACCGCCCGCGGAGATCCGCGCCGAGCTCCTCGCGGGCGGCTTCCCCGCGGATCTCGCGAACGCGTTCGTCGGCGCGATGTCGGCCGTCCGCGAGGGCGTGTGGGATCACGTCTCGCCCGACGTCGAGCGACTGCTCGGCCGTCCCCCGCGCGCGTTCGAGGAGTGGGCGCGCGATCACGCGCATTTCTTCGCGTGA
- the cysM gene encoding cysteine synthase CysM, translated as MKSILDRVGNTPLVMLETGVDRAGIRLLGKLEGNNPGGSVKDRPARSMILRAEARGDLRPGMKLIEPTSGNTGIALAMIAAARGYAIELVMPANATAERVKQMRALGATVILTPADAGMEGAIDHAREKVATGGYLMLDQFGNADNWRAHYESTGPEIWRDTDGTITHFVSSMGTTGTIMGTSRYLKEQRESVQIVGCQPTEGSSIPGIRRWPIEYLPKIYEPERVDRVIDVEQRDAEHTARTLARREGVFVGVSSGGAVWAARQVCAELAREGRDGVVVCILCDRGDRYLSSPLFEHQD; from the coding sequence GTGAAGTCGATCCTGGATCGAGTCGGGAACACACCCCTGGTGATGCTGGAGACCGGCGTCGATCGCGCGGGCATCCGGCTGCTCGGCAAGCTCGAGGGGAACAACCCGGGCGGCAGCGTGAAGGATCGCCCGGCGCGATCGATGATCCTGCGCGCCGAGGCGCGCGGTGATCTGCGCCCGGGCATGAAGCTCATCGAGCCCACGAGCGGGAACACCGGCATCGCGCTCGCGATGATCGCAGCCGCGCGCGGCTACGCGATCGAGCTCGTGATGCCCGCGAACGCGACCGCGGAGCGCGTGAAGCAGATGCGCGCGCTCGGCGCGACGGTGATCCTCACGCCGGCCGACGCGGGCATGGAGGGCGCGATCGATCACGCGCGCGAGAAGGTCGCGACCGGCGGCTATCTGATGCTCGACCAGTTCGGCAACGCCGACAATTGGCGCGCGCACTACGAGTCGACGGGCCCGGAGATCTGGCGCGACACCGACGGCACCATCACGCACTTCGTGAGCTCGATGGGCACGACGGGCACGATCATGGGCACGTCGCGCTACCTGAAGGAGCAGCGCGAGAGCGTGCAGATCGTCGGGTGTCAGCCCACCGAGGGCTCGAGCATCCCGGGGATCCGCCGCTGGCCGATCGAGTACCTGCCGAAGATCTACGAGCCCGAGCGGGTCGATCGTGTGATCGACGTGGAGCAGCGCGACGCCGAGCACACCGCGCGCACGCTCGCGCGGCGCGAGGGCGTGTTCGTCGGCGTCAGCTCGGGCGGCGCGGTGTGGGCGGCGCGCCAGGTGTGCGCGGAGCTCGCGCGCGAGGGACGCGACGGCGTCGTCGTGTGCATCCTCTGCGATCGCGGCGATCGCTACCTGTCGTCCCCGCTCTTCGAGCACCAGGACTGA
- a CDS encoding phosphoenolpyruvate carboxylase has translation MSTLNEDVNVLGRVLGTVLREQEGVPFFELVEEVRTRTKALRAASADARGADTSALQTRLASVSPSDAEGLVRAFSMYFQLVNMAEENERVRRVAERPGPRKEGVEEAFRALAARGLDAGAARALVERVELGLTFTAHPTEMRRRTVREHLAAIAGEIPRLSDPDALERVTAHVEALWGTLELRRVQPTVRDEVQGGLAYVPVIASVLPQLARDLSRAFREVYGVEASLPLPLALCSWMGGDRDGNPNVTPEVTRETFELHTERARTMLRECIDDSFTSLSQHASRVHSVPESLGDGAEPWRAALRTLYDALDDDAATSRVEPVRALTQIEETLRAAGQRRSADAFAMPLRVRARVFGTHLVSLDVREHSHKTGAAVAQLLERGGRPGYASLDEHGKRAVIVEELKTRRPLLGVGEVPSPELELVLGPLRATRDAIDRAGPRAFGRYITSMSEDVSDLLEVLVLAREVGVRVLPVPLFETKADLERAPDVLREVLAIPAYREHLGSDVQEVMIGYSDSNKDAGFFAAYWSLYDAQRRIAEVCEGSGVRFRFFHGRGTSIGRGGGPMVRGILGQPAGTIGAGLRITEQGEALADKYSHPERARRNLEQGLYALLVAAAAPREDLPTEWTDAMARATDASVRTYRELVEHPRFLAFFEAVTPINEIAHLRIASRPVRRPGPPTLANLRAIPWVMSWTQNRANVPGWYGVHVALREIGVERARGMYRAWPFFRTMLDNAQMSLAMSDDAIFRAYLALAPGEDELARRVLEAREETIARVCEVIEGPLLKDEPRIARSIELRNPYVEPIHRLQVELLRRVRAAGEGDVDPPLERALLLSIHGIAAGVRNAG, from the coding sequence CGTGCTCGGGCGCGTGCTCGGCACGGTGCTGCGCGAGCAGGAAGGCGTCCCGTTCTTCGAGCTCGTCGAGGAGGTCCGCACCCGCACCAAGGCGCTGCGCGCTGCCAGCGCCGACGCGCGCGGCGCGGACACGAGCGCGCTGCAGACGCGGCTCGCGTCGGTGTCGCCCAGCGATGCCGAGGGCCTGGTCCGCGCGTTCTCGATGTACTTCCAGCTCGTGAACATGGCCGAGGAGAACGAGCGCGTGCGCCGCGTCGCCGAGCGCCCGGGGCCGCGCAAGGAAGGCGTCGAGGAGGCGTTCCGCGCGCTCGCGGCGCGTGGGCTCGATGCGGGCGCCGCGCGCGCGCTGGTCGAGCGCGTCGAGCTCGGGCTCACGTTCACCGCGCACCCCACCGAGATGCGACGGCGGACCGTACGCGAGCACCTCGCCGCGATCGCCGGCGAGATCCCGCGCCTCTCCGATCCCGACGCGCTGGAGCGCGTCACCGCGCACGTCGAGGCGCTCTGGGGGACGCTCGAGCTGCGCCGGGTGCAGCCCACCGTGCGCGACGAGGTGCAGGGCGGCCTCGCGTACGTACCGGTGATCGCGTCGGTGCTCCCGCAGCTCGCGCGCGATCTCTCGCGCGCGTTCCGCGAGGTGTACGGCGTCGAGGCCTCGCTGCCGCTGCCGCTCGCGCTCTGCTCGTGGATGGGCGGGGATCGCGACGGCAACCCCAACGTCACGCCCGAGGTCACGCGCGAGACGTTCGAGCTCCACACCGAGCGCGCGCGCACGATGCTGCGCGAGTGCATCGACGACTCGTTCACGAGCCTGAGCCAGCACGCCTCGCGCGTGCACTCCGTTCCCGAGTCGCTCGGCGATGGAGCAGAGCCGTGGCGCGCCGCGCTGCGCACGCTCTACGACGCGCTCGACGACGACGCCGCGACGAGCCGCGTCGAGCCGGTGCGCGCGCTCACCCAGATCGAAGAGACGCTGCGCGCCGCGGGGCAGCGCCGCAGCGCCGATGCCTTCGCGATGCCGCTGCGCGTGCGGGCGCGCGTCTTCGGCACGCACCTCGTGTCGCTCGACGTGCGCGAGCACTCGCACAAGACCGGCGCCGCGGTCGCGCAGCTGCTCGAGCGCGGCGGACGTCCCGGCTACGCGTCGCTCGACGAGCACGGCAAGCGCGCGGTGATCGTCGAGGAGCTGAAGACCCGTCGCCCGCTGCTCGGCGTGGGTGAGGTGCCGTCGCCCGAGCTCGAGCTCGTGCTCGGGCCGCTGCGCGCCACGCGCGACGCGATCGATCGCGCCGGGCCGCGCGCGTTCGGTCGCTACATCACCTCGATGAGCGAGGACGTCTCGGATCTGCTCGAGGTGCTCGTCCTCGCGCGCGAGGTCGGCGTGCGCGTGCTGCCGGTCCCGCTCTTCGAGACCAAGGCCGATCTCGAGCGCGCGCCCGACGTGCTGCGCGAGGTCCTCGCGATCCCCGCGTACCGCGAGCACCTCGGCAGCGACGTGCAGGAGGTGATGATCGGCTACAGCGACAGCAACAAGGACGCGGGCTTCTTCGCCGCGTACTGGTCGCTCTACGACGCGCAGCGGCGCATCGCCGAGGTGTGCGAGGGCTCGGGCGTCCGCTTCCGCTTCTTCCACGGTCGCGGCACCAGCATCGGGCGCGGCGGCGGGCCCATGGTGCGCGGCATCCTCGGCCAGCCCGCGGGCACGATCGGCGCGGGGCTGCGCATCACCGAGCAGGGCGAGGCGCTCGCCGACAAGTACAGCCACCCCGAGCGCGCGCGGCGCAACCTCGAGCAGGGCCTCTACGCGCTGCTCGTCGCAGCGGCCGCGCCGCGCGAGGATCTGCCGACCGAGTGGACCGACGCGATGGCGCGCGCGACCGACGCGAGCGTGCGCACCTACCGCGAGCTCGTGGAGCACCCGCGCTTCCTCGCGTTCTTCGAGGCGGTCACGCCGATCAACGAGATCGCCCACCTGCGCATCGCGTCGCGCCCGGTGCGCAGGCCCGGCCCGCCGACGCTCGCGAACCTGCGCGCGATCCCGTGGGTCATGTCGTGGACGCAGAACCGCGCGAACGTGCCCGGCTGGTACGGCGTGCACGTCGCGCTGCGCGAGATCGGCGTCGAGCGCGCGCGAGGGATGTACCGCGCGTGGCCCTTCTTCCGCACGATGCTCGACAACGCGCAGATGAGCCTCGCCATGAGCGACGACGCGATCTTCCGCGCGTACCTCGCGCTCGCGCCGGGCGAGGACGAGCTCGCGCGCCGCGTGCTCGAGGCGCGCGAGGAGACGATCGCGCGGGTCTGCGAGGTCATCGAGGGCCCGCTGCTGAAGGACGAGCCGCGCATCGCGCGCTCGATCGAGCTGCGCAACCCGTACGTGGAGCCGATCCATCGCCTGCAGGTCGAGCTCCTGCGCCGGGTGCGCGCGGCGGGCGAGGGCGACGTCGATCCTCCGCTCGAGCGCGCGCTCTTGCTCTCGATCCACGGCATCGCCGCCGGCGTGCGCAATGCCGGCTGA
- the epsC gene encoding serine O-acetyltransferase EpsC, protein MRADPKRYRELEDAIDGVVASYTGELEIDNLESAALPSKRAVIEALDHLKPVLFMGFYATRGLHRDSLRHAIATHLHAAHQLLVEQIERALTYDHWMGRTDRVLPAGSGEAVVLGLFRDLPALRRTLNGDVRAAYDGDPAAKNIEEIVFSYPSIEAVTAYRIAHRLSGAGVPMLPRILTEHAHARTGIDISPGARIGERFFIDHGTGVVIGETAVIGNDVKLYQNVTLGALSVPNREDAPGKKRHPTIEDEVTIYSGATILGGDTVIGRGSVIGGNVWLTKSVPPGSKVFGRGKSEPEET, encoded by the coding sequence ATGCGTGCCGACCCCAAGCGCTACCGCGAGCTCGAGGATGCGATCGACGGAGTGGTCGCGAGCTACACCGGTGAGCTCGAGATCGACAACCTCGAGAGCGCCGCGCTTCCCAGCAAGCGCGCGGTGATCGAGGCGCTCGATCACCTCAAGCCCGTGCTCTTCATGGGGTTCTACGCCACGCGCGGGCTCCACCGCGACTCGCTGCGGCACGCGATCGCGACCCACCTGCACGCTGCGCATCAGCTGCTCGTCGAGCAGATCGAGCGCGCGCTCACCTACGATCACTGGATGGGCCGCACCGATCGTGTGCTGCCCGCGGGCTCGGGCGAGGCCGTCGTGCTCGGGCTCTTCCGCGATCTCCCTGCTCTGCGGCGCACGCTCAACGGCGACGTGCGCGCGGCGTACGACGGAGATCCCGCGGCGAAGAACATCGAGGAGATCGTCTTCAGCTATCCGTCGATCGAGGCCGTGACCGCGTATCGCATCGCGCATCGGCTGAGCGGCGCGGGCGTGCCGATGCTGCCGCGCATCCTCACCGAGCACGCGCACGCGCGGACGGGCATCGACATCAGCCCGGGCGCGCGCATCGGCGAGCGGTTCTTCATCGATCACGGCACCGGCGTCGTCATCGGCGAGACGGCGGTGATCGGCAACGACGTGAAGCTCTATCAGAACGTCACGCTCGGCGCGCTGAGCGTGCCGAACCGCGAGGACGCGCCCGGCAAGAAGCGCCACCCGACGATCGAGGACGAGGTCACGATCTACTCGGGCGCGACGATCCTCGGCGGCGACACGGTGATCGGTCGCGGCTCGGTGATCGGCGGCAACGTGTGGCTCACGAAGAGCGTCCCCCCGGGATCGAAGGTCTTCGGCCGCGGCAAGAGCGAGCCCGAAGAGACCTGA